A region of uncultured Desulfobacter sp. DNA encodes the following proteins:
- a CDS encoding ATP-binding cassette domain-containing protein, which translates to MIFADNICLAYGKRVLFKDVNIMFKPGNCYGLIGANGAGKSTFLKILANEIEPDTGTVSVGPKERIAVLRQDHFAFDEHKVLDTVIMGHERLYRLMTEREAIYAKPDFSEEDGIRSGQIEIEFEEMNGYEAESEAAVLLKHLGIAEDLHDKKMKELEGGEKVRVLLGQALFGNPDVLLLDEPTNNLDIQSITWLQEFLFRFKNTVIVVSHDRHFMNQVCTHIADIDFGKISVYVGNYDFWYQASRLHLKQKLADNKRVTDKAEDLKAFIRRFSSNASKSKQATSRKKLLDKLTIEELPVSSRKYPFIRFEPERACGNIVLEVEGLCKTIEGEKILNNLSFRVNNKDKIAFVGTHSLAKTTLFEILSGKMEPDQGSIRWGVTITHTYFSKEHGAFFEQDLNLIQWLLQFSPPTEGESFARTFLGRMLFSGEEALKKTHMLSGGEKVRCMLSKMMLAQSNALILDEPTNHLDLESITALNDSLVAFPEVILFTSHDHEFVNTIANRIIEITPQGIIDRLMSYDDYIDSGEVARSREEMSA; encoded by the coding sequence ATGATTTTTGCGGATAATATCTGTCTTGCCTATGGCAAGCGTGTCCTTTTTAAAGATGTCAACATCATGTTTAAACCCGGTAACTGCTACGGGCTCATCGGAGCCAACGGTGCCGGGAAAAGCACCTTTTTGAAAATTCTTGCAAACGAAATCGAGCCGGATACCGGCACGGTGTCCGTGGGCCCAAAGGAACGGATTGCCGTATTGAGACAGGATCATTTTGCCTTTGACGAGCATAAGGTCCTTGACACGGTTATCATGGGCCATGAAAGACTTTACCGGCTCATGACCGAAAGGGAGGCCATCTATGCCAAGCCTGATTTTTCCGAAGAAGACGGTATCCGCTCAGGTCAGATCGAAATTGAATTCGAGGAGATGAACGGGTATGAGGCCGAATCCGAGGCCGCCGTGCTCTTAAAACACCTGGGCATTGCCGAAGATCTGCATGACAAGAAGATGAAAGAGCTTGAAGGCGGGGAAAAGGTGAGGGTCCTTCTGGGCCAGGCCCTGTTCGGGAACCCGGATGTCCTGCTGCTTGACGAACCGACCAACAATCTGGACATCCAGTCCATTACCTGGCTTCAGGAGTTTTTGTTCCGGTTTAAGAATACCGTCATTGTGGTCTCCCATGACCGGCATTTCATGAACCAGGTCTGCACCCATATCGCCGATATCGATTTTGGCAAAATTTCAGTCTATGTGGGCAACTATGATTTCTGGTACCAGGCAAGCCGGCTCCACCTGAAGCAAAAGCTTGCGGACAACAAACGGGTGACGGACAAGGCCGAGGATCTCAAAGCCTTTATCCGCAGATTTTCCTCCAATGCGTCCAAGTCCAAGCAAGCCACATCCAGAAAAAAACTGCTGGATAAGCTGACCATTGAAGAGCTGCCGGTCTCCAGCAGAAAATACCCGTTTATACGCTTTGAACCGGAAAGAGCATGCGGAAACATTGTTCTGGAAGTGGAAGGGCTGTGCAAAACCATTGAAGGTGAAAAAATTTTAAACAACCTGAGTTTCAGGGTTAATAATAAAGACAAGATCGCCTTTGTGGGTACCCACAGCCTTGCCAAAACCACGCTTTTTGAAATCCTTTCCGGGAAGATGGAACCGGATCAGGGCAGTATACGCTGGGGCGTCACCATCACGCATACCTATTTTTCCAAAGAACACGGGGCTTTTTTTGAACAGGACCTTAACCTGATCCAGTGGCTGCTCCAGTTTTCTCCGCCCACTGAAGGGGAAAGCTTTGCCAGGACCTTTCTGGGGCGGATGCTTTTTTCCGGGGAGGAAGCTTTGAAAAAAACCCATATGCTCTCCGGCGGCGAAAAGGTCAGATGCATGCTGTCAAAAATGATGCTGGCCCAATCCAACGCCCTGATCCTGGACGAACCCACCAACCACCTGGACCTTGAATCAATCACCGCCCTTAACGACAGCCTGGTGGCGTTCCCGGAAGTGATTCTTTTCACCTCCCACGACCATGAGTTCGTCAACACCATTGCCAACCGCATCATCGAAATAACACCCCAGGGGATCATTGACCGGCTCATGTCCTATGACGACTACATTGACAGTGGCGAGGTGGCCAGATCCCGGGAAGAGATGAGTGCATAG
- a CDS encoding NAD(P)/FAD-dependent oxidoreductase: MKTRYDVVIIGAGASGLMCAAQAGLRGRRVMVLDHGAKPGRKILMSGGGRCNFTNRRASAQNYISSNPHFVKSALSRFRPQDFIDLVRRHNISFSEREHGQLFCTGSAKEILAMLLTECEHAKVSLRLNTCVNGIDRADSGQGFRVRTTQGCIDTSSLVIATGGVSIPAAGATPFGYKIAEQFGIPVVPPKPGLVPLTLQPEDKKALAPLAGISVTASVHSGSVSFKEQLLFTHRGLSGPVILQISSCWQPGTVLTINLFPDKDISEQLLTEQKIHPKRHLKSFLTQRLPKRLVQARLDDKLLDSPLNAIQGQRLSHVADAIHAWKIQPGGTEGYRTAEVTVGGIDCRRVSSKTMESRDVPGLYAIGEVLDVTGWLGGYNFQWAWSSAWAAGQVV; the protein is encoded by the coding sequence ATGAAAACCAGATACGATGTGGTGATTATCGGGGCGGGCGCCTCAGGGCTGATGTGTGCGGCCCAGGCCGGTTTAAGGGGAAGACGCGTAATGGTCCTGGACCACGGCGCCAAACCCGGACGCAAGATTCTGATGTCCGGCGGCGGCCGGTGTAATTTTACAAACCGCCGGGCCAGTGCACAAAACTATATTTCATCCAACCCGCACTTTGTAAAATCCGCCTTGAGCCGGTTCCGCCCCCAGGATTTTATAGATCTTGTCAGGCGCCACAACATCAGTTTCAGTGAACGGGAACACGGGCAGCTGTTCTGCACGGGAAGTGCCAAAGAGATCCTTGCCATGCTGCTGACAGAGTGTGAACACGCCAAGGTCAGCCTAAGGTTAAACACTTGTGTCAACGGTATTGACAGGGCTGATTCCGGCCAGGGTTTTCGGGTTCGCACAACCCAAGGATGCATAGACACCTCATCCCTGGTCATTGCCACAGGCGGGGTATCCATTCCCGCAGCCGGAGCGACACCCTTCGGATACAAGATCGCAGAGCAGTTCGGCATCCCGGTGGTGCCGCCAAAACCCGGCCTTGTTCCCCTGACGCTTCAGCCCGAAGATAAAAAGGCCTTGGCGCCTTTGGCCGGAATTTCAGTGACCGCCAGTGTGCATAGCGGGTCCGTTTCTTTTAAAGAACAGCTGCTGTTCACCCACCGAGGGCTGAGCGGACCTGTAATCCTGCAGATCTCATCCTGCTGGCAGCCCGGAACCGTGCTGACCATAAACCTTTTCCCGGATAAGGACATATCAGAACAGCTGTTAACCGAACAAAAAATCCACCCCAAGCGCCATCTGAAATCCTTTTTGACCCAACGGCTCCCCAAACGCCTTGTCCAGGCACGCCTGGACGACAAACTGCTGGACAGCCCCCTGAATGCCATCCAGGGCCAAAGGCTCAGCCACGTTGCAGACGCAATCCATGCCTGGAAAATCCAGCCCGGCGGCACAGAGGGTTACAGAACAGCCGAGGTGACGGTGGGTGGCATTGACTGCCGCAGAGTCTCTTCAAAAACAATGGAATCCAGGGATGTTCCGGGACTGTACGCCATCGGAGAAGTCCTGGATGTCACAGGCTGGCTGGGCGGATATAATTTCCAGTGGGCCTGGTCTTCGGCCTGGGCCGCCGGACAGGTGGTATAG
- the gspD gene encoding type II secretion system secretin GspD — protein sequence MLQDRSTAFTMKHIFLIFMVLALVGLYPVQAAQNQDSSRYVSMDFNDVDIGVFIKFISKLTQKNFVVDTRVKGKVTIISPEKISVDEAYKVFESVLDIYGFATVEVGSVTKIIPTADARGDNVDTRVARPVEQTSDKLVTRLIPLTYASSEELKSLLTPMLAKGSILLSHADSNMLIVTATLASIERLLKLIKTIDVEGVGRKITILPIKYADAEKMVTNLTKIYSAKTKNTPRKKKSSTDLSVEMVADERTNSVILLATEQESAQITALVEALDKEVPKGEEKIRVYYLEHATAEDLATVLQEIPEKGSSDSKKEGQKKAPLLSDDIKITADKATNSLIIIADKDDYPVLEEVIKKLDVPRSMVYIECLIMEMNADRSLNLGMEWQAAGAIHNDSNVTFGGFGTTSSDKGGLASVASGVLPSGFSMGIIGETLKIGGVTLPSYQAILEAYKKDSDVKILSTPQLLTTENEEATITIGKNVPYQTRGGTDDSSTTTYNAYEYKDVGITLKITPSISQDRLVRLAFYQEVTKLDTANTTTSTDRPTTLKRELETTIIVEDRNTVVIGGLIDESLSKEVGKVPCLGDIPLLGNLFKSQSSGSEKTNLFIFLTPRVVKNTLEAKEIYKEKKDTMDKLHKQEIKLYDEDAPVKSMLLN from the coding sequence ATGTTGCAGGACCGCAGTACCGCTTTCACAATGAAACATATTTTTTTAATCTTCATGGTGCTGGCCCTGGTGGGGCTTTATCCGGTGCAGGCGGCACAGAATCAGGATTCATCACGGTATGTGTCCATGGATTTCAATGATGTTGACATCGGGGTGTTCATCAAATTCATCAGCAAACTGACCCAGAAAAATTTTGTGGTGGACACCAGGGTGAAGGGAAAGGTGACCATTATCTCTCCTGAAAAAATATCCGTGGATGAAGCGTACAAGGTTTTTGAGTCGGTTCTGGATATATACGGGTTTGCCACGGTTGAGGTCGGAAGCGTCACCAAAATCATTCCCACGGCAGATGCCCGGGGCGACAATGTGGACACCCGTGTGGCAAGGCCTGTGGAACAGACATCGGATAAACTGGTGACACGCCTCATCCCTTTGACCTACGCAAGTTCCGAGGAGCTCAAATCTCTTTTAACCCCCATGCTGGCCAAGGGCAGCATCCTTTTATCCCATGCCGACTCAAATATGCTCATTGTCACAGCCACCCTGGCCAGTATTGAGCGTTTGCTCAAGCTGATCAAAACCATTGATGTGGAAGGAGTGGGGCGTAAAATTACCATTTTGCCCATCAAATACGCAGATGCTGAAAAAATGGTCACCAATCTGACTAAAATTTATTCGGCAAAGACAAAAAACACGCCAAGAAAGAAAAAAAGCAGTACCGACCTTTCTGTGGAGATGGTGGCAGATGAACGCACCAATTCCGTTATCCTTCTGGCCACTGAACAGGAAAGCGCTCAGATTACGGCACTTGTGGAGGCTTTGGACAAAGAGGTGCCCAAAGGGGAAGAAAAGATCCGGGTCTACTATCTTGAGCATGCCACTGCCGAGGACCTGGCCACCGTACTCCAGGAAATTCCGGAAAAGGGCAGCAGTGATTCAAAAAAGGAAGGCCAGAAAAAGGCGCCTCTTTTATCCGACGACATCAAGATCACTGCAGACAAGGCCACCAATTCCCTGATTATTATAGCGGATAAAGATGATTATCCCGTTCTGGAAGAGGTGATCAAAAAATTGGATGTGCCAAGATCCATGGTCTACATTGAGTGCCTGATCATGGAGATGAACGCAGACCGGTCCCTTAATTTGGGTATGGAATGGCAGGCGGCCGGGGCGATCCACAATGACTCCAATGTCACCTTTGGCGGATTCGGCACCACCTCTTCGGATAAAGGCGGCCTGGCTTCTGTGGCGTCAGGGGTGCTGCCCAGCGGATTTTCCATGGGGATCATCGGCGAGACCCTTAAAATAGGCGGGGTGACTCTGCCGTCATATCAGGCCATTCTTGAGGCATACAAGAAAGATTCAGATGTGAAGATTTTGTCCACACCCCAGCTTTTGACCACGGAAAATGAGGAAGCCACCATCACCATCGGCAAAAATGTACCCTACCAGACCCGGGGCGGTACCGACGACTCTTCCACCACCACCTATAATGCGTACGAATACAAGGACGTGGGCATTACCCTGAAAATTACCCCGTCCATCAGCCAGGACCGGCTGGTCCGGCTGGCGTTCTATCAGGAAGTGACCAAACTGGACACCGCAAACACCACCACCTCTACGGACCGGCCCACCACCCTGAAACGGGAGCTTGAAACCACCATTATTGTGGAAGATCGTAACACCGTTGTGATTGGCGGCCTCATTGACGAAAGTCTGAGCAAGGAGGTGGGCAAAGTGCCGTGCCTGGGTGATATCCCTTTACTGGGTAATCTTTTTAAAAGCCAGTCCTCGGGCAGTGAAAAAACAAACCTTTTTATTTTTCTGACCCCCAGGGTGGTTAAAAATACCCTGGAGGCCAAAGAGATTTATAAAGAGAAAAAGGATACGATGGACAAACTTCATAAACAGGAGATCAAGCTCTACGATGAAGATGCGCCTGTTAAAAGTATGCTTTTGAATTGA
- the gspE gene encoding type II secretion system ATPase GspE encodes MEKLIQQFVDHLATFVTLDRDQREKIKAACAKDPARMGELAWETKLVSESQVLKALGAIYGISFLDDASLLNPDLSVSGTLARKFLKRHLIVPLKPENKSPVIALNDPSDLSYADEVAMHAGFGDYTLALAPRAQILSAVNMIYDQGGHNVQKIMDDMEDDEFLQIEDIEQTADLLDDTSDAPVIRLVNQMISQSVKAGASDIHIEPFQDELVVRYRIDGILYPMMTPSKMFQSSLISRVKVMAKMNIAEKRIPQDGRAQVRLGNQEIDMRISTVPTNFGERLVIRLLNKSGYFMQISEFGLSRENERKLHDIFRQNHGIVLVTGPTGSGKTTTLYAGLSEINTPDRSIITVEDPVEYNLKGVGQIQVNQKTGLTFARGLRSIVRQDPDVILIGEIRDIETAEIAIQSALTGHLVFSTLHTNDAPGAVTRLVDLGVEPYLITSSVNHVIAQRLVRILCPHCREEFTLSSADLSSFNSVNSLVPGQKVFRPKGCDKCFNTGYLGRQAIMEILPLDEQLKSLILKTSDANQIKDAAVKKGMKTLRSDGLGKVAQGITSLREVLRVTQE; translated from the coding sequence ATGGAAAAATTAATCCAGCAGTTTGTAGATCATCTTGCCACGTTTGTGACCCTGGATCGTGACCAAAGGGAAAAAATCAAGGCGGCCTGTGCCAAGGATCCGGCCCGGATGGGGGAATTGGCCTGGGAGACCAAACTTGTCTCCGAATCCCAGGTATTGAAAGCTCTCGGGGCGATTTACGGCATTTCCTTTCTTGATGATGCCTCCTTATTGAATCCGGATCTGTCCGTTTCCGGAACCCTTGCCAGAAAGTTTTTGAAAAGACATCTGATTGTTCCGCTCAAACCCGAGAATAAAAGTCCGGTCATTGCCCTGAATGATCCATCGGATCTGAGCTATGCGGACGAAGTGGCCATGCATGCAGGCTTTGGGGATTATACCCTGGCCTTGGCCCCAAGAGCCCAGATTCTAAGTGCCGTCAACATGATTTATGATCAGGGTGGTCACAATGTCCAGAAAATTATGGACGACATGGAAGATGACGAATTTCTCCAGATTGAAGACATTGAGCAGACCGCAGACCTTTTGGATGACACCAGCGATGCCCCGGTCATCCGCCTGGTCAACCAGATGATCTCCCAGTCGGTCAAGGCGGGGGCCAGTGATATTCACATAGAACCGTTCCAGGATGAACTCGTTGTCCGGTACCGCATTGACGGCATACTTTATCCCATGATGACCCCGTCCAAGATGTTCCAGTCCAGCCTGATTTCCAGGGTGAAGGTCATGGCCAAGATGAACATTGCTGAAAAGCGGATTCCCCAGGACGGCCGGGCTCAGGTCCGGCTGGGAAACCAGGAAATCGACATGCGGATTTCCACCGTGCCCACCAATTTCGGCGAGCGCCTTGTTATCCGGCTGTTGAATAAATCAGGGTATTTCATGCAGATTTCCGAATTCGGCCTGTCCCGGGAAAATGAGCGAAAGCTGCATGATATTTTCCGGCAGAACCACGGGATTGTTCTGGTTACAGGCCCCACGGGCAGCGGAAAAACCACCACCCTTTATGCGGGGCTGTCTGAGATCAACACCCCGGACCGGTCGATTATCACGGTTGAGGACCCGGTGGAGTATAATTTGAAAGGCGTGGGCCAGATCCAGGTCAACCAGAAAACAGGCCTGACATTTGCCCGGGGACTTCGGTCCATTGTGCGCCAGGACCCGGATGTCATTCTCATTGGAGAGATCCGGGACATTGAAACGGCTGAAATCGCGATTCAGTCCGCTTTGACCGGGCATCTGGTTTTTTCCACCCTGCACACCAATGACGCCCCCGGTGCGGTGACCCGTCTGGTGGATCTGGGCGTGGAGCCCTACCTGATCACCTCGTCGGTGAATCATGTGATTGCCCAGCGCCTTGTCAGGATCCTGTGCCCCCATTGCCGTGAGGAATTTACCCTGTCCAGTGCGGATCTTAGCAGTTTTAACAGTGTTAACAGCCTTGTCCCGGGGCAGAAGGTGTTCAGGCCCAAAGGCTGTGACAAATGCTTTAACACAGGGTATCTGGGGCGTCAGGCCATCATGGAGATTCTGCCTTTGGATGAACAGTTGAAATCTTTGATCCTGAAAACCTCCGATGCCAACCAGATCAAAGATGCTGCGGTAAAAAAAGGAATGAAAACCCTGCGAAGCGACGGGCTAGGCAAGGTGGCCCAGGGCATCACGTCTCTTCGGGAGGTGTTGCGCGTCACCCAGGAATAG
- a CDS encoding J domain-containing protein, whose translation MDKHRGLDILGLAPSASCADARAAFRRLVKIWHPDKFAKDPQKAKIAEEKMKQINDAFHFLLPLLADADIRTGVGQNPLNPGHACDQTRCGRKRSQGFFSFLASGLKKRFSERKWVNVQETRRTGQTCRDKPVERNPKTQFETMFQNAVNHRVNHRQTDVPPQFQSPKSVRACNVRYGKGFTSTPGYPVHMIGRKNRGMGPVEKISPISPVSPVQRGR comes from the coding sequence ATGGATAAACACAGAGGGTTGGACATTTTAGGCCTTGCACCTTCGGCAAGCTGTGCGGATGCCCGGGCAGCTTTTCGCAGACTTGTAAAAATCTGGCATCCAGACAAGTTTGCAAAAGATCCGCAGAAAGCAAAGATTGCAGAAGAGAAAATGAAACAGATCAATGATGCCTTTCATTTTCTGCTGCCTTTGCTGGCTGATGCAGATATTCGGACTGGTGTCGGGCAAAATCCATTGAACCCAGGCCATGCCTGTGACCAAACCCGTTGCGGAAGAAAACGATCCCAGGGCTTTTTTTCGTTTCTGGCCTCCGGTTTGAAAAAACGCTTCAGTGAACGAAAATGGGTAAACGTCCAGGAAACAAGAAGGACCGGACAAACTTGCCGGGATAAGCCTGTTGAAAGAAATCCAAAAACGCAATTTGAAACAATGTTTCAAAACGCAGTGAACCATAGAGTGAATCATAGACAGACAGATGTTCCGCCACAATTTCAATCCCCCAAAAGTGTTCGGGCCTGCAATGTTCGTTATGGAAAGGGCTTTACTTCGACTCCCGGGTACCCAGTACACATGATTGGCCGGAAAAACAGGGGCATGGGCCCTGTGGAAAAAATCAGTCCGATTTCTCCGGTATCCCCGGTACAAAGAGGGCGATAA
- the gspF gene encoding type II secretion system inner membrane protein GspF: protein MAVFEYSGLTASGKKKSGIIDAENPDAAQDELKLKGIFPTSILRIESGAGRIKTGEVPSKEKAFTLPAVFSSVKSSEITMITRQLATLLAAGFPLLKAVATLVPQARSKVFKRVLSRVKDAIEEGNSFADALGAHPQVFSAVYINMVKAGEASGTLEVVLERLADFNEKREDTKKKIQASLAYPVLMAAIGFLVLVFLLTFIVPNITKIFTDMNHELPMPTQILLSISGLVQSWWWLIIPSPFLALLGLYAIRKTDKGGWILDRIILSLPIFGSLNRQLIASRFSRTLGSLLDNGVPLLTALGITKTISGNRVITQLIEKAAQTVEQGGSLGSVLEKNSAFPDLAAQMIKVGEKSGEMEKMLEKSAELFERNVQTVVTAATSIIEPLIILVMGVVIGFIILAVCLPIFEINQIIG from the coding sequence ATGGCTGTTTTCGAATATAGCGGGCTGACTGCTTCAGGCAAGAAAAAATCAGGCATAATAGATGCGGAAAATCCTGATGCCGCCCAGGATGAATTGAAACTGAAAGGCATTTTTCCCACCTCAATCCTGCGCATTGAATCAGGGGCAGGCCGAATTAAAACCGGAGAAGTGCCATCCAAGGAAAAAGCCTTTACCCTGCCTGCTGTTTTCTCTTCTGTAAAATCTTCGGAAATCACCATGATCACACGCCAGCTGGCCACACTTCTTGCTGCGGGGTTTCCCCTGCTCAAAGCCGTCGCCACCCTGGTGCCCCAGGCCCGATCCAAGGTATTCAAGCGGGTACTGTCAAGGGTCAAGGACGCCATTGAAGAGGGCAACAGTTTTGCCGATGCCCTGGGCGCCCATCCCCAGGTCTTTTCTGCCGTATACATAAACATGGTCAAGGCAGGAGAGGCATCCGGCACCCTGGAGGTTGTTCTGGAAAGGCTGGCTGATTTCAACGAAAAAAGAGAAGACACCAAAAAAAAAATTCAGGCCTCCCTTGCTTATCCGGTGCTCATGGCAGCCATTGGCTTTCTTGTACTTGTGTTTCTTTTAACTTTTATTGTCCCCAATATCACAAAAATATTCACGGATATGAACCATGAACTGCCCATGCCCACCCAGATTCTTCTTAGCATCAGCGGCCTTGTGCAATCATGGTGGTGGCTTATAATTCCGTCCCCGTTTTTAGCGCTTCTGGGCCTGTACGCCATCCGCAAAACAGACAAGGGGGGATGGATTCTGGACCGGATCATTTTGTCTTTACCGATTTTCGGCAGTCTAAACAGGCAACTCATCGCATCCCGGTTTTCCCGGACCCTAGGGTCTTTGCTTGACAACGGTGTGCCGCTTTTAACAGCCCTTGGCATTACCAAAACCATTTCAGGCAACCGGGTGATTACCCAACTGATAGAAAAAGCGGCCCAAACAGTGGAACAAGGGGGAAGTCTTGGTTCTGTCCTGGAAAAGAATTCAGCCTTTCCCGATCTTGCAGCCCAGATGATCAAGGTGGGGGAAAAAAGCGGTGAAATGGAAAAAATGCTGGAAAAATCTGCAGAACTGTTTGAAAGAAATGTTCAGACAGTTGTTACAGCCGCCACTTCAATCATTGAGCCCCTGATCATCCTTGTCATGGGTGTGGTGATCGGATTTATCATCCTTGCGGTTTGTCTGCCCATCTTTGAAATCAACCAGATCATTGGATAA
- a CDS encoding YfcE family phosphodiesterase, translating into MKRLLVFSDLHGSLSAWLAVQALTCPGDAVAIAGDLFDTRFGNYGEPDFAPDQIRSSMGNLDFKFFYIYGNCDVEGFYKGFSHELQFKAFNKTIFMHHGHKSNPIPQGTDIIIQGHTHLPQLEKIQNCIHLNPGSIALPRNKTATFAVIDSNGVSLMSLSGNKLASMDF; encoded by the coding sequence ATGAAACGTCTTTTAGTATTTTCGGATCTTCACGGCAGTTTATCGGCCTGGCTGGCGGTGCAGGCCTTAACCTGCCCTGGTGATGCCGTTGCCATTGCAGGTGATTTGTTTGATACAAGATTCGGCAATTATGGTGAGCCTGACTTTGCCCCGGACCAGATCCGCTCTTCCATGGGTAATTTAGACTTTAAATTTTTCTACATTTACGGCAATTGTGACGTAGAAGGCTTTTACAAAGGATTTTCCCATGAACTGCAATTTAAGGCCTTTAATAAAACCATTTTCATGCATCACGGACATAAGTCCAACCCGATTCCCCAGGGAACGGATATTATTATCCAGGGGCACACCCACCTGCCCCAGTTGGAAAAAATTCAAAACTGCATCCACCTGAACCCAGGCTCCATTGCACTGCCCAGAAACAAAACAGCGACCTTTGCCGTCATTGACAGCAACGGTGTAAGCCTCATGTCACTGTCCGGTAATAAGCTGGCATCAATGGATTTTTAA
- a CDS encoding ARMT1-like domain-containing protein, protein MASIETQPKPLNADPDQYAWFTAFFLENHIDPFAYPMKVGSREQVEFMVYSENGELFYPCSDTMFSSIMSRNRPRFLCNRYREVLDKILAIVDEFIESEYDRAFLSSLIRIKYDNEIQSRLLIPSRLEKRLYMIFLSRTHIEDPYDSLKKKENTRAYRFMVSETFKKALYEVNGSIDLKGLSLRQIKEKINEIEFTRRLCLLTATCLWQDDNFRVPSSSAIKAMFKTKMTGNGVEQLLELVNTPKSKILWLTDESGDVVADIAIAQFLANIGHVVILAVKEGPFFKKVCLTDTRTDPILAKLLEQAHFIHDKAISKNKLVQRLKQDENLYVISDGTQEALNLLLVSTTFSRVFKEVDCVVSRGQKQRNRLILTHFRFTRDVINICAKDNMLDIVYKPRHPDFINFSHTDLEEKADKIISKMRQAKEKNMTVMFYSGIIGSIPGKIDVAIKIMSCFIEHLKSQSDNLFIINPSLYYEPGMDADDLMYMWEIVQRSGYIDIWRFQTYEDIAQSFAIMEQKVPPEWIGKDATYSTGCTKEMRIAQDVQKTNPEMQLMGPSVDKFMRRDEYGVGSMYDQRLAGL, encoded by the coding sequence ATGGCATCCATTGAAACTCAACCCAAACCCCTCAATGCTGATCCGGACCAGTACGCATGGTTTACGGCATTTTTCCTTGAAAACCATATTGATCCCTTTGCCTATCCCATGAAAGTAGGATCCCGGGAGCAGGTGGAATTTATGGTGTATTCTGAAAATGGCGAGCTGTTCTATCCCTGTTCAGATACCATGTTTTCTTCGATTATGTCCCGTAACAGGCCAAGATTTCTATGCAATCGATACCGTGAGGTCCTTGACAAAATTCTTGCCATCGTGGACGAGTTCATTGAATCGGAATATGACCGCGCATTCTTGTCCAGCCTGATACGAATCAAGTATGACAACGAGATCCAAAGCCGGCTGCTCATACCCTCCCGGCTTGAAAAACGGCTGTATATGATTTTTTTAAGCCGCACCCATATCGAAGATCCCTATGACAGTCTGAAAAAAAAAGAAAATACCAGGGCATACAGGTTCATGGTCTCGGAAACCTTTAAAAAAGCCCTATACGAGGTGAACGGTTCCATTGACTTGAAGGGATTAAGCCTCAGGCAGATTAAGGAAAAAATAAACGAGATTGAGTTCACACGAAGGCTCTGCCTGTTAACGGCGACCTGCCTGTGGCAGGATGATAATTTCAGGGTTCCCTCGTCTTCGGCCATAAAAGCCATGTTTAAAACAAAAATGACCGGCAACGGCGTTGAACAACTTCTTGAACTGGTGAATACGCCAAAATCCAAAATTCTGTGGCTTACCGATGAATCCGGGGATGTGGTGGCCGATATTGCCATTGCCCAGTTCCTTGCAAACATTGGCCATGTGGTAATACTTGCGGTCAAGGAAGGACCATTTTTTAAAAAAGTCTGCCTGACCGACACAAGAACAGATCCGATTCTTGCCAAATTACTGGAACAGGCCCATTTCATCCATGACAAAGCCATCAGCAAAAACAAACTGGTCCAGCGCCTGAAACAGGATGAAAATCTGTATGTAATATCCGACGGCACCCAGGAAGCGTTAAATCTTCTGTTGGTCTCCACAACCTTTTCACGGGTTTTTAAAGAGGTGGACTGCGTGGTATCAAGGGGTCAGAAACAAAGAAACCGATTAATCTTAACCCATTTCAGGTTTACCAGGGACGTAATCAATATCTGTGCAAAAGACAATATGCTCGACATCGTTTATAAACCCAGGCACCCGGATTTTATCAATTTCAGCCACACGGATCTTGAAGAAAAAGCCGATAAAATTATCTCCAAAATGAGGCAGGCCAAGGAGAAAAACATGACCGTGATGTTCTACTCGGGCATCATCGGTTCCATCCCAGGCAAAATTGATGTGGCAATAAAGATCATGAGCTGTTTTATCGAACATTTAAAAAGCCAGTCCGATAACCTTTTTATTATTAATCCATCCTTATATTACGAACCGGGTATGGATGCCGACGATCTGATGTATATGTGGGAAATTGTTCAACGAAGCGGATATATTGATATCTGGCGGTTCCAGACTTACGAGGATATTGCCCAAAGCTTTGCAATCATGGAGCAGAAGGTGCCACCGGAATGGATCGGCAAGGATGCCACCTATTCCACCGGCTGTACCAAAGAGATGCGCATTGCCCAGGATGTCCAGAAAACGAACCCGGAGATGCAGCTTATGGGGCCTTCTGTGGATAAATTCATGCGCAGGGATGAATATGGCGTAGGGTCCATGTACGACCAGCGCCTGGCCGGATTATAA